One segment of Struthio camelus isolate bStrCam1 chromosome 25, bStrCam1.hap1, whole genome shotgun sequence DNA contains the following:
- the CYB561 gene encoding transmembrane ascorbate-dependent reductase CYB561 isoform X3, giving the protein MDGGAARPAGPPGLSAYVTLSQLLGLTAIAATGAWLGRYRGGVAWAAALRFNVHPLCMVVGMVFLQGDALLVYRVFRNEAKRSTKVLHALLHGSALLVALVGVVAVFEAHRENGVADMYSLHSWCGMAALVLYVAQWLLGFGFFLFPGASFSLRGRYKPLHVFGGVALLVLSIAACLLGITEMLLFKIRDSYSQFVPEGVLANTLGLLLVAFGLVVGYILTCDDWKRPPLPEELALSMDFKTLTEGESPSGSQ; this is encoded by the exons ATGGACGGCGGCGCGGCGCGACCCGCCGGCCCGCCGGGCCTCTCGGCCTACGTGACCCTGTCGCAGCTGTTGGGCCTGACGGCCATCGCGGCCACCGGCGCCTGGCTGGGCCGCTACCGGGGCGGCGTGGCCTGGGCCGCCGCCCTGCGCTTCAACGTCCACCCGCTCTGCATGGTCGTGGGCATGGTCTTCCTCCAGGGCGACG CTCTCCTGGTCTACCGGGTCTTCAGGAACGAGGCCAAGCGCTCCACCAAGGTGCTGCACGCGCTGCTCCACGGCTCGGCCCTGCTCGTGGCCCTCGTGG GCGTCGTGGCCGTCTTCGAGGCGCACAGGGAGAACGGCGTCGCCGACATGTACAGCTTGCACAGCTGGTGCGGCATGGCCGCCTTGGTGCTCTACGTGGCGCAG TGGCTCCTGGGCTTcggcttcttcctcttccccgGCGCGTCCTTCTCGCTGCGCGGCCGCTACAAGCCCCTGCACGTCTTCGGCGGCGTCGCCCTGCTCGTCCTCTCCAtcgccgcctgcctgctgggCATCACCGAAATGCTCCTCTTCAAGATCAG GGACTCCTACAGCCAGTTTGtgcccgagggcgtcctggccaacaccctggggctgctgctggtcgCCTTCGGGCTGGTGGTGGGCTACATCCTGACGTGCGACGACTGgaagcgcccgccgctgcccgaggAGCTGGCCCTCTCCATGGACTTCAAGACCCTCACGGAGGGCGAGAGCCCGAGCGGCAGCCAGTGA
- the CYB561 gene encoding transmembrane ascorbate-dependent reductase CYB561 isoform X1, which yields MAAVTAQHPAGAEAAAGLGGRGSRAIAGSTTRHRRRPLMDGGAARPAGPPGLSAYVTLSQLLGLTAIAATGAWLGRYRGGVAWAAALRFNVHPLCMVVGMVFLQGDALLVYRVFRNEAKRSTKVLHALLHGSALLVALVGVVAVFEAHRENGVADMYSLHSWCGMAALVLYVAQWLLGFGFFLFPGASFSLRGRYKPLHVFGGVALLVLSIAACLLGITEMLLFKIRDSYSQFVPEGVLANTLGLLLVAFGLVVGYILTCDDWKRPPLPEELALSMDFKTLTEGESPSGSQ from the exons ATGG CCGCTGTCACTGCTCAGCATCCTGCCGGCGCGGAGGCAGCAGCCGGCTTgggcggccgcggcagccgggCCATCGCGGGCAGCACCACCCGGCACCGCAG GCGTCCCCTCATGGACGGCGGCGCGGCGCGACCCGCCGGCCCGCCGGGCCTCTCGGCCTACGTGACCCTGTCGCAGCTGTTGGGCCTGACGGCCATCGCGGCCACCGGCGCCTGGCTGGGCCGCTACCGGGGCGGCGTGGCCTGGGCCGCCGCCCTGCGCTTCAACGTCCACCCGCTCTGCATGGTCGTGGGCATGGTCTTCCTCCAGGGCGACG CTCTCCTGGTCTACCGGGTCTTCAGGAACGAGGCCAAGCGCTCCACCAAGGTGCTGCACGCGCTGCTCCACGGCTCGGCCCTGCTCGTGGCCCTCGTGG GCGTCGTGGCCGTCTTCGAGGCGCACAGGGAGAACGGCGTCGCCGACATGTACAGCTTGCACAGCTGGTGCGGCATGGCCGCCTTGGTGCTCTACGTGGCGCAG TGGCTCCTGGGCTTcggcttcttcctcttccccgGCGCGTCCTTCTCGCTGCGCGGCCGCTACAAGCCCCTGCACGTCTTCGGCGGCGTCGCCCTGCTCGTCCTCTCCAtcgccgcctgcctgctgggCATCACCGAAATGCTCCTCTTCAAGATCAG GGACTCCTACAGCCAGTTTGtgcccgagggcgtcctggccaacaccctggggctgctgctggtcgCCTTCGGGCTGGTGGTGGGCTACATCCTGACGTGCGACGACTGgaagcgcccgccgctgcccgaggAGCTGGCCCTCTCCATGGACTTCAAGACCCTCACGGAGGGCGAGAGCCCGAGCGGCAGCCAGTGA
- the CYB561 gene encoding transmembrane ascorbate-dependent reductase CYB561 isoform X2 has protein sequence MLQMAHGRPLMDGGAARPAGPPGLSAYVTLSQLLGLTAIAATGAWLGRYRGGVAWAAALRFNVHPLCMVVGMVFLQGDALLVYRVFRNEAKRSTKVLHALLHGSALLVALVGVVAVFEAHRENGVADMYSLHSWCGMAALVLYVAQWLLGFGFFLFPGASFSLRGRYKPLHVFGGVALLVLSIAACLLGITEMLLFKIRDSYSQFVPEGVLANTLGLLLVAFGLVVGYILTCDDWKRPPLPEELALSMDFKTLTEGESPSGSQ, from the exons ATGCTCCAGATGGCACATGG GCGTCCCCTCATGGACGGCGGCGCGGCGCGACCCGCCGGCCCGCCGGGCCTCTCGGCCTACGTGACCCTGTCGCAGCTGTTGGGCCTGACGGCCATCGCGGCCACCGGCGCCTGGCTGGGCCGCTACCGGGGCGGCGTGGCCTGGGCCGCCGCCCTGCGCTTCAACGTCCACCCGCTCTGCATGGTCGTGGGCATGGTCTTCCTCCAGGGCGACG CTCTCCTGGTCTACCGGGTCTTCAGGAACGAGGCCAAGCGCTCCACCAAGGTGCTGCACGCGCTGCTCCACGGCTCGGCCCTGCTCGTGGCCCTCGTGG GCGTCGTGGCCGTCTTCGAGGCGCACAGGGAGAACGGCGTCGCCGACATGTACAGCTTGCACAGCTGGTGCGGCATGGCCGCCTTGGTGCTCTACGTGGCGCAG TGGCTCCTGGGCTTcggcttcttcctcttccccgGCGCGTCCTTCTCGCTGCGCGGCCGCTACAAGCCCCTGCACGTCTTCGGCGGCGTCGCCCTGCTCGTCCTCTCCAtcgccgcctgcctgctgggCATCACCGAAATGCTCCTCTTCAAGATCAG GGACTCCTACAGCCAGTTTGtgcccgagggcgtcctggccaacaccctggggctgctgctggtcgCCTTCGGGCTGGTGGTGGGCTACATCCTGACGTGCGACGACTGgaagcgcccgccgctgcccgaggAGCTGGCCCTCTCCATGGACTTCAAGACCCTCACGGAGGGCGAGAGCCCGAGCGGCAGCCAGTGA